The genomic stretch GAGCCGCTTGCGAGGCCGACGCCCAGAGCGGAAGCAGTGGATTCATTGATCTGGATGTAGTAGTAATCCTCGGAAGAATCGTTACCTGCACCAAAGTGAACCTTCAGCTTACCAGTGGACTGGAGACCTGCACCGCTGTGACTGGAGGCGGAGAGGTTACCGTTAAGCAGGTAAATGCCGTTGAAGTCGGTGGAGTTGGCGATACGGGTAATTTCCGAAGCCATGGCCTGATACTCGGAGTCGATGATCAGACGCTGGTCAGAGTTGTAGGTACCCGTGGATGCCTGCATTGCCAGTTCCTTCATACGAATCAGCTTTTCATCGATAATGCCGAGGGCGCCATCTGCCGTCTGGATGAGGGAGATAGCATCGTTAGCGTTACGAATACCCTGGTTCAGGGAGCTGATGTCAGCACGCATGAGCTCGCGAATTGCAAGACCAGCTGCGTCATCAGAAGACTGGGTGATGCGAAGCCCCGAAGACAGACGACGGGTCGAGGTTTCCAGATCACCGAATGCGCTACCGAGGTTACGGGATGCATTCATTGCCATTAAGTTGTTGTTAATAACCAGAGC from Pseudodesulfovibrio profundus encodes the following:
- a CDS encoding flagellin N-terminal helical domain-containing protein; the protein is MALVINNNLMAMNASRNLGSAFGDLETSTRRLSSGLRITQSSDDAAGLAIRELMRADISSLNQGIRNANDAISLIQTADGALGIIDEKLIRMKELAMQASTGTYNSDQRLIIDSEYQAMASEITRIANSTDFNGIYLLNGNLSASSHSGAGLQSTGKLKVHFGAGNDSSEDYYYIQINESTASALGVGLASGSGAGASISTQQLAQQSLDALTDAIVSKDKIRANLGALQNRLENTVTVLEIQAENIQAAESRISDVDVATEMTEFVRNQIKTQAAVSMLSQANSLPRMALSLIG